A region of Chitinophaga horti DNA encodes the following proteins:
- a CDS encoding MBL fold metallo-hydrolase RNA specificity domain-containing protein: MKIAFHGAARTVTGSKHIITLKNGKKILLDCGLFQGMGPDTDALNRDFGFEPKDITYMILSHAHIDHSGLIPRLSKLGYRGKIYCTHATKDLTEILLMDSAEIQEDDVKFTNKRLAREGRGYLQPLYTIEDARRSLEQLRPIMYRQWFSIDDDIEVMFTDAGHIIGSAAVHVRITENGKTEQITFSGDIGRYRDVILKSPEEFPQADVIIMESTYGDSLHTDVAPADEELLKYIHETCVKKRGKLIIPAFSVGRTQELLFALNNAQLNGILPPVDIFVDSPLSMEATDVTRKHPECFNRTVQKMLEKDEDPFDFPGLRYIKSVSESKLLNFRKDPCVIISASGMAEAGRVKHHIANGIDEWKNTILLVGYCEPQSLGGRLMRGAKEVSIYGTKYEVKAEVGIIRSLSAHGDYEDLSQWLACQHPSDVKKLFLVHGEYEVQTHFRDWLHKKGYKDITIPERHYEVGI, encoded by the coding sequence ATGAAAATTGCATTCCACGGCGCAGCGCGCACAGTTACAGGTTCCAAGCATATTATTACGTTGAAGAACGGGAAGAAAATTCTGCTCGACTGCGGCCTGTTCCAGGGTATGGGGCCTGATACCGATGCCTTGAACCGCGATTTTGGATTCGAGCCAAAGGATATTACTTATATGATCCTTTCCCACGCCCACATCGACCACTCGGGATTGATCCCGCGCCTGTCAAAACTGGGTTACCGGGGAAAGATCTATTGTACGCACGCGACGAAAGATCTTACAGAGATACTGCTCATGGACTCCGCCGAAATTCAGGAGGATGATGTGAAGTTTACCAATAAACGCCTCGCCCGCGAAGGTCGTGGTTACCTGCAGCCGCTGTATACGATAGAAGATGCCAGGCGCTCGCTGGAGCAGTTGCGTCCGATCATGTACCGCCAATGGTTTAGCATCGATGATGATATCGAAGTGATGTTTACAGATGCCGGTCATATTATCGGCAGTGCTGCTGTGCACGTTCGCATCACTGAAAATGGTAAAACAGAACAAATCACATTCAGCGGCGATATCGGCCGCTACCGCGATGTAATCCTGAAGTCGCCGGAGGAGTTTCCGCAAGCAGATGTGATTATCATGGAGTCGACTTACGGCGATTCGCTGCATACAGATGTGGCGCCTGCGGACGAGGAGCTGCTGAAATATATTCATGAAACCTGCGTGAAGAAACGCGGCAAGCTGATCATACCGGCTTTTAGTGTTGGGCGTACGCAGGAATTGCTGTTCGCGTTGAATAATGCGCAACTGAATGGGATTTTGCCGCCGGTGGATATTTTTGTGGATAGTCCGCTTTCGATGGAGGCGACCGACGTGACCCGCAAACACCCCGAATGCTTTAATCGCACGGTGCAAAAGATGCTGGAAAAGGACGAAGATCCATTCGACTTCCCAGGTCTTCGCTATATTAAATCTGTTTCGGAATCCAAGCTGCTCAACTTCCGCAAGGACCCGTGCGTGATCATTTCTGCCTCAGGGATGGCAGAAGCGGGCAGGGTGAAGCACCATATTGCCAACGGCATCGACGAATGGAAAAATACCATTTTGTTAGTGGGGTACTGTGAGCCGCAATCGCTCGGTGGCCGGCTGATGCGCGGTGCCAAAGAAGTGTCGATCTACGGTACTAAATACGAAGTGAAGGCAGAAGTAGGTATCATTCGTTCCCTCAGCGCCCATGGCGATTATGAAGATCTCAGCCAGTGGCTGGCCTGCCAGCATCCATCTGATGTAAAGAAATTATTCCTCGTGCATGGTGAGTACGAAGTACAAACACACTTCCGTGACTGGCTGCACAAGAAAGGTTATAAAGATATAACGATACCAGAAAGGCACTATGAAGTAGGCATATAA
- the ppk1 gene encoding polyphosphate kinase 1, with the protein MIPSAENHTANAPLFDRDLSWLSFNYRVLLMAAEERVPLYERINFLSIFSSNLDEFFRVRMPAILAMSQVGPAKRLKDGDAPDTAILEKVRQKVRLQQETYGQILTKNILPGLREKGIHLYYGEPLHPEHAETVTDYFLTKVLSYLQVLWINFDKPGKVFLENNALYFAVSVTSDGADTPRYVIVNIPTGDLPRFLALPGQSPAYIAWLDDVIREHLPYIFPHHTINGCYSVKITRDAEMDLDELSSDMLAQVEKMILHREIGLPTRFLYDPSMPADMLELLAAYFEVLPEERVAGGRYHNLKDFNSLPMPVSGPGLKYPSFPPANVPGLDHAPILDKVLQQDVLLHLPYQRYHYILRFFNEAAIDPDVKEIYVTLYRVASGSQIVNALISAARNGKKVTVLVELKARFDEANNIHWAKRMKDAGVKIIYSIPGLKVHAKIALVKRKRGLTWDHVGLMATGNFNESTARFYTDHVLLTASQTMTQEMELLFLYLQTRQQPQAYGFIPFKELLVAQFNLVDRFRDMIDREIRHAQAGKPAAITIKLNNLQERAMIEKLYEAGRAGVLVELIVRGICCLVPGYAPNITLRRIVDRYLEHARIFVFHNDGAEEIYLGSADWMNRNLHRRIEVCFPIYGDALKQQVKTILALQLADNTNAVILDNEMNNMPVTPAPGEPEVNAQSGIYNYVKNLQTIQYA; encoded by the coding sequence ATGATACCTTCCGCAGAAAATCATACCGCCAACGCGCCGCTGTTCGACAGGGACCTTAGCTGGCTTTCGTTTAACTACCGCGTGCTGCTGATGGCGGCGGAGGAGCGGGTGCCGCTATATGAGCGCATCAACTTCCTTTCTATTTTTTCTTCTAACCTGGATGAGTTTTTTCGTGTGCGCATGCCTGCTATCCTGGCCATGAGCCAGGTGGGACCGGCCAAGCGATTGAAAGATGGCGACGCCCCGGATACGGCCATCCTGGAAAAGGTGCGCCAGAAAGTAAGGCTACAGCAGGAAACTTACGGGCAGATCCTCACGAAAAATATTCTGCCCGGCCTGCGCGAAAAAGGCATCCACTTGTACTACGGCGAACCACTACATCCTGAACATGCTGAAACGGTAACGGATTACTTTCTCACCAAAGTATTGTCGTACCTGCAGGTGCTGTGGATCAATTTTGATAAACCTGGAAAAGTTTTCCTGGAAAATAACGCGCTGTATTTTGCGGTAAGTGTAACATCAGATGGTGCCGATACACCGCGGTATGTGATCGTCAATATTCCTACCGGCGACCTGCCGCGCTTCCTGGCTTTGCCGGGGCAGTCGCCTGCATATATCGCCTGGCTCGACGATGTGATCCGCGAACACCTGCCTTACATTTTTCCCCATCATACCATAAATGGTTGCTACAGCGTAAAGATCACCCGCGACGCAGAAATGGACCTGGATGAACTGAGCAGCGACATGCTGGCCCAGGTGGAAAAGATGATCCTCCATCGGGAAATAGGTTTGCCTACCCGTTTCCTGTACGACCCGTCTATGCCGGCAGATATGCTGGAATTGCTGGCCGCCTATTTTGAAGTGTTGCCGGAGGAGCGCGTGGCTGGCGGTCGTTATCACAACCTGAAGGATTTTAATTCGCTGCCCATGCCGGTAAGCGGCCCGGGTTTAAAATATCCCTCGTTCCCACCTGCCAATGTGCCCGGGCTGGACCATGCGCCTATCCTGGACAAAGTGCTGCAGCAGGACGTGTTATTGCATCTGCCTTACCAACGCTACCATTATATTCTGCGCTTCTTCAATGAAGCGGCCATCGATCCCGATGTAAAAGAAATTTACGTTACGCTGTACCGCGTCGCCTCCGGCTCGCAAATCGTGAACGCTTTGATCAGCGCCGCCCGCAACGGTAAAAAGGTAACCGTGCTGGTGGAGCTGAAAGCCCGTTTCGATGAGGCCAATAATATTCATTGGGCCAAACGGATGAAGGATGCGGGCGTTAAGATCATCTACAGTATTCCGGGTTTAAAGGTGCATGCGAAAATAGCCCTGGTAAAGCGTAAACGTGGCTTAACCTGGGATCACGTGGGGCTGATGGCGACAGGCAACTTTAATGAAAGTACCGCCCGTTTTTATACAGACCATGTGTTGCTCACTGCCAGCCAGACCATGACGCAGGAAATGGAATTGCTGTTCCTGTACCTTCAAACACGCCAGCAACCGCAGGCTTACGGTTTTATTCCGTTCAAGGAATTACTGGTAGCCCAGTTTAACCTGGTAGACCGTTTCCGCGACATGATAGACCGCGAAATACGCCATGCGCAGGCAGGTAAGCCGGCTGCTATCACTATCAAACTGAATAATTTGCAGGAAAGGGCGATGATCGAAAAGTTGTACGAGGCCGGCAGGGCAGGTGTTCTGGTTGAGCTGATCGTTCGTGGTATTTGCTGCCTGGTACCCGGTTACGCGCCAAATATTACCCTGCGCCGCATTGTAGACCGCTACCTGGAACATGCACGCATCTTCGTTTTTCACAATGATGGGGCAGAGGAGATTTACCTTGGCTCCGCCGATTGGATGAACCGTAACCTGCATCGCCGCATAGAGGTGTGTTTTCCCATTTACGGCGATGCGCTGAAGCAGCAGGTAAAAACAATCCTGGCGTTGCAGCTCGCAGATAACACGAATGCCGTAATATTGGATAACGAAATGAACAATATGCCGGTCACGCCGGCGCCTGGCGAGCCTGAAGTGAACGCACAATCAGGTATTTATAATTATGTGAAGAACTTGCAAACCATACAATATGCTTAA
- a CDS encoding thioredoxin family protein, which yields MLKKLIQLCLVMLMVLPVFAQQPVKQKPSHLDSIYNPNANAEAELATAIKKASVEKKHVLVQVGGNWCIWCKRLYKYVEDSTALRDYRDKNYVVYHLNYSKENQNLALLAKYGYPQRFGFPVLLVLDANGKLLHIQDTGQLESADSYDKRKLMSFFKNWSPAALKPDQYKPKS from the coding sequence ATGCTTAAAAAACTAATTCAACTTTGCCTTGTTATGCTGATGGTGCTGCCCGTCTTCGCACAGCAGCCCGTAAAACAAAAGCCAAGTCACCTCGACAGCATTTACAACCCGAACGCCAACGCCGAGGCCGAACTGGCCACCGCTATTAAAAAGGCGTCCGTGGAAAAGAAGCATGTATTGGTGCAGGTGGGCGGCAACTGGTGCATCTGGTGCAAACGCCTTTACAAGTATGTGGAAGACAGCACCGCGCTGCGCGATTATCGCGACAAGAACTACGTGGTATACCATCTGAACTATAGCAAAGAAAACCAGAACCTCGCGCTGCTCGCCAAATATGGCTACCCGCAGCGTTTTGGCTTCCCGGTGTTGCTGGTATTGGATGCCAATGGAAAATTATTACACATACAGGATACCGGTCAGCTGGAATCGGCCGACAGCTACGATAAACGCAAACTGATGTCCTTCTTCAAAAACTGGTCGCCCGCGGCGCTGAAACCCGACCAATACAAGCCTAAGTCCTGA
- a CDS encoding ligand-binding sensor domain-containing protein — protein sequence MAFLLQRLRVVTALAWCLIICSCLVARAQQSPNAYTFKHLSIQEGLASNHVSAIIQDRKGFIWIASTALQRYDGTNFITIADYNRVPGNIYYEDICLMEDRKGRIWAGTPDNIRMYDPVTARETLMRVHDSIEIPQQSISCYNMLEDHEGQIWVTTRAGLLWYDDAKRLFRRPPGIPDSISKQMTSAVGEDRHGNLWLSGKQSLYIFSKDRKTLYSQTFNPDRLAALNIPASAKKIFPDHRGHLWIAGRNSVLYRYDAANNQLKEYTFPHPDKTASVRAYDIALDMNRHIWVATEHSGIFRYDSISDSFNEHISGNNKDELGLHYDYEVNCFLNDRDGHLWIGTDVGVNILSLHSQSFTRLDHRSNVSASGTRLPRSEVTDIYQSPQGDVFLGYWGEGLAWMDSQFRLKKLFRYNEKDPANSLPEEHSLVWSITALKNGNIAIGQENGLLSVLDTRQQKLTHHHPEVFADQTVLAMLPENDSTLWVGLYKRGLAKWNPLTGKAALCEDVLQHIHRSTSVMDIVAQGDSLLWLATSTGGILVYNKEKQRVTERVLFWQHGLDTIRNISCLYLLNDSTILAGTDHGLFIYNARNGKYQPLKVNDSFFDEWVLSLKGTPNNGIWLTTQYGFYQYDPRHQALVSFVQNDDIIDNNRKVRRRIALMNDGRLLTGASDHVLAFDPLRLVTSPPPPDVTITGFRVLDHAMIIDSLISNDQPVTLTYRQNFISIEFKSLQYHQERLRYFFKMDGVDERWVNAQGLLTARYTNLAPGNYTFRVQSVNTAGIVSENMTTLSIVVKPAFWQTWWFRLLLILFGLSLVYGYFQARLYLVKRDEKRRAAFQQQIDQLEMKALRAQMNPHFIFNSLNSIQTFMLKNETEQALSYLSRFARLIRNVLDHSQLNNITIAKELEMLENYLELERLRLAAQFDYQIVIDPDLDIDYTEIPSMIIQPFLENAIWHGLLHKTGKGLVILSFQIVNDRILCTVEDNGVGRDAATAIKQAASQKHISKGLQITRDRLSLYNSRFGMNASFDIEDLKDAEGNPIGTRVNLWFPLIED from the coding sequence ATGGCCTTTTTGTTACAACGGTTACGAGTCGTTACGGCACTAGCATGGTGCCTGATCATATGCAGCTGCCTGGTCGCCCGTGCGCAGCAGTCGCCCAATGCCTATACGTTCAAGCACCTCAGTATACAAGAAGGCCTGGCCAGCAATCACGTTTCCGCTATAATACAGGACCGCAAAGGATTTATCTGGATCGCCAGCACCGCCCTGCAGCGGTACGACGGTACCAACTTCATAACGATAGCGGATTACAACCGGGTGCCGGGTAATATCTATTATGAAGATATCTGCCTTATGGAAGATCGGAAAGGTCGCATTTGGGCAGGCACGCCGGATAATATTAGAATGTACGACCCGGTAACGGCGCGCGAAACGTTGATGCGCGTGCATGACAGTATCGAGATCCCGCAACAGAGCATTTCCTGCTACAACATGCTGGAAGATCATGAGGGGCAAATTTGGGTAACGACCCGTGCGGGCCTTTTGTGGTATGACGATGCAAAGCGGCTGTTCCGCCGGCCACCCGGTATTCCCGACAGCATCAGCAAACAGATGACCAGTGCTGTTGGGGAAGACCGGCATGGTAACCTTTGGCTTAGCGGCAAACAATCGCTTTACATTTTTAGTAAGGACCGCAAAACACTTTACTCACAAACATTTAATCCGGATCGCCTCGCGGCACTGAATATACCTGCCAGCGCAAAAAAAATATTTCCCGATCATCGCGGCCACCTGTGGATCGCGGGCCGCAACAGCGTGCTGTACCGCTACGACGCGGCAAATAATCAGCTGAAAGAATACACGTTTCCTCACCCCGACAAGACGGCCAGCGTTCGCGCTTACGACATCGCGCTGGATATGAACCGCCACATCTGGGTGGCAACAGAGCATAGCGGGATTTTTCGCTACGACAGCATCAGCGACAGCTTCAACGAACACATCTCGGGAAATAATAAAGATGAACTGGGGCTGCATTACGACTATGAAGTGAACTGTTTCCTCAACGATCGTGATGGCCACTTGTGGATAGGCACCGACGTGGGCGTAAACATCCTGAGCCTGCACAGCCAGTCTTTCACGCGGTTGGACCATCGCAGTAACGTATCCGCCTCCGGCACACGATTGCCCCGCTCTGAAGTAACAGACATCTACCAAAGCCCCCAGGGTGATGTATTTCTTGGCTACTGGGGAGAAGGACTTGCCTGGATGGACAGCCAGTTCCGCCTGAAAAAATTGTTCCGTTACAATGAGAAAGATCCGGCGAACAGCCTGCCGGAAGAACATAGCCTTGTTTGGAGCATCACCGCGTTAAAGAACGGCAACATCGCGATCGGGCAGGAGAATGGATTACTGTCCGTACTGGACACCAGGCAGCAAAAACTTACACATCACCACCCCGAAGTATTTGCCGACCAAACCGTACTGGCTATGCTGCCGGAGAACGATTCCACTTTATGGGTAGGATTGTACAAACGTGGCCTGGCGAAGTGGAACCCGCTAACCGGTAAGGCCGCGCTTTGTGAAGATGTGTTGCAGCATATTCACCGCAGCACCTCTGTGATGGACATTGTAGCTCAGGGAGACTCGCTGTTATGGCTCGCCACCAGCACAGGCGGCATACTTGTCTATAATAAAGAAAAGCAACGTGTTACCGAACGCGTTCTGTTCTGGCAACACGGCCTGGATACGATCCGCAACATCAGCTGCCTGTACCTGCTCAACGACTCCACCATACTGGCCGGCACCGATCATGGACTGTTTATTTATAACGCCCGCAACGGCAAGTATCAACCTTTAAAAGTAAATGATTCGTTTTTCGACGAATGGGTATTGAGTCTTAAAGGCACGCCCAACAACGGCATCTGGCTTACCACACAATACGGGTTTTACCAGTATGATCCACGTCACCAGGCGTTAGTATCGTTCGTACAAAACGACGACATCATCGACAACAACCGTAAAGTACGACGGCGCATCGCGCTGATGAACGACGGCCGCCTGCTCACCGGCGCTTCAGATCACGTACTGGCATTTGACCCGCTGCGACTCGTTACATCGCCGCCACCACCGGATGTTACGATTACAGGCTTCCGCGTGCTCGACCATGCCATGATCATCGATTCGCTGATCAGCAACGACCAGCCGGTAACACTTACTTACCGCCAAAACTTTATCAGTATTGAATTTAAAAGTCTGCAATACCACCAGGAACGGCTTCGATATTTCTTTAAGATGGATGGCGTGGACGAACGTTGGGTGAACGCCCAGGGATTACTCACAGCACGTTACACGAACCTCGCTCCGGGTAACTATACGTTCCGGGTACAAAGCGTTAACACCGCGGGCATCGTGTCAGAAAATATGACGACGCTCAGCATCGTGGTAAAACCAGCATTTTGGCAAACCTGGTGGTTCCGGTTGTTGTTGATATTATTTGGATTAAGCCTGGTGTACGGCTACTTCCAGGCGCGGCTTTACCTTGTAAAACGCGATGAAAAAAGACGTGCGGCATTTCAGCAGCAGATCGATCAGTTGGAAATGAAGGCGCTGCGGGCGCAGATGAATCCTCACTTTATTTTCAATTCGCTGAACTCTATACAAACGTTCATGTTGAAGAATGAAACGGAACAGGCACTCTCCTACCTGAGCCGCTTCGCCCGGTTGATCAGGAATGTGCTGGACCACTCACAGCTGAACAACATCACCATTGCCAAAGAGCTGGAGATGCTGGAAAACTACCTGGAGCTGGAACGGCTGCGCCTTGCGGCACAATTCGATTATCAGATCGTGATCGATCCGGACCTGGATATCGATTATACAGAAATACCATCTATGATCATTCAGCCTTTCCTGGAGAATGCCATCTGGCACGGACTATTGCACAAGACCGGCAAAGGTTTGGTCATCCTCAGTTTCCAGATCGTGAACGACCGTATACTTTGTACCGTGGAGGACAATGGCGTTGGCCGTGATGCGGCGACCGCGATTAAACAGGCGGCCAGTCAAAAACATATTTCCAAAGGCCTGCAAATTACCCGCGACCGCCTGTCCCTTTACAACAGCCGGTTCGGCATGAATGCGTCCTTTGATATTGAAGACCTGAAAGATGCAGAAGGCAATCCGATTGGCACAAGAGTGAACCTGTGGTTCCCGCTGATCGAAGATTGA
- a CDS encoding dicarboxylate/amino acid:cation symporter, with translation MKKLFGHLYFQVIIAIIVGILVGLYFPKFSHVAKLISDMFINLIRMLIAPIIFFTIVLGIAKMGDMKKVGRVGGKALLYFEIVTTLAIFIGLVVANFMQPGKGIAFKNVDTSKVAAYEQQAAGVDWTEFFRHIIPSNVVDAFAKGDVLQVLVFSVLFGWGLSKMGSTGETVINTFEKISQIFFNILKFVMRLAPLGAFGGMAYTIGEFGLLALVPLGKLMVSVYLTMFLFVFVVLGLICTYYKISLWKYLKFIRNELLIVLGTSSSESALPGIMERLEQLGCSRPVVGLVIPAGYSFNLDGTSIYLSMSVIFMAQVFNVPLTIGQQASIIFILMITSKGAAGITGSGFIVLASTLAILKVIPMEGLAILVGVDRFMSEARAITNLIGNGVATMVIAKHEKEFDEEKYKAAISGQPHPTEKQYFRSE, from the coding sequence ATGAAAAAACTGTTTGGGCATCTCTATTTCCAGGTGATTATTGCTATTATCGTCGGTATTTTAGTAGGACTATACTTTCCAAAATTCTCACACGTCGCTAAGCTGATCAGCGACATGTTTATCAATCTCATCCGCATGTTGATCGCCCCGATCATCTTTTTCACCATTGTTTTGGGCATTGCGAAGATGGGCGACATGAAAAAAGTGGGCCGCGTGGGCGGCAAAGCGCTGCTGTACTTCGAGATCGTGACCACATTGGCCATTTTTATCGGGCTGGTGGTTGCGAACTTTATGCAGCCGGGTAAGGGCATTGCATTTAAAAACGTGGATACGTCTAAGGTGGCAGCCTATGAACAACAGGCAGCCGGAGTAGACTGGACCGAATTTTTCCGACACATCATCCCCTCCAATGTAGTTGACGCGTTTGCGAAGGGCGATGTATTGCAGGTGCTGGTATTTTCCGTACTGTTCGGCTGGGGCCTTTCCAAGATGGGCAGCACCGGCGAAACGGTAATCAACACATTCGAAAAGATCTCACAAATCTTCTTCAACATTCTCAAATTCGTCATGAGACTGGCGCCGCTCGGTGCATTTGGCGGTATGGCCTATACAATCGGCGAGTTTGGGCTGCTGGCGCTGGTCCCGCTGGGTAAACTGATGGTCAGCGTGTACCTGACCATGTTTCTTTTTGTGTTTGTTGTACTCGGGCTGATTTGCACGTATTATAAGATCAGCTTGTGGAAATACCTGAAATTTATCCGGAACGAGCTGCTGATCGTGCTGGGCACTTCCTCCTCCGAATCTGCGCTGCCCGGCATCATGGAGCGACTGGAGCAACTCGGCTGCTCGCGACCCGTGGTGGGACTGGTAATTCCTGCCGGGTATTCGTTCAACCTGGATGGGACGAGCATTTACCTGTCGATGTCTGTCATTTTTATGGCGCAGGTATTTAATGTTCCGCTTACTATTGGGCAACAGGCGTCTATCATTTTTATCCTGATGATTACCTCGAAGGGGGCGGCTGGTATTACGGGCAGCGGGTTTATCGTACTGGCCTCTACGTTGGCTATATTGAAGGTGATACCCATGGAGGGACTGGCAATACTAGTGGGGGTAGACCGCTTTATGTCCGAAGCACGTGCCATCACCAACCTGATCGGAAATGGTGTTGCTACGATGGTAATTGCTAAACATGAAAAAGAATTTGACGAAGAAAAATATAAAGCCGCTATCTCCGGGCAGCCGCATCCAACTGAAAAACAGTATTTTCGGAGTGAATAA
- a CDS encoding DUF4442 domain-containing protein: protein MDKAIDTFLKQMNGFKFKLFILAKLPIAFISGVRITSLNRHACTASVPFKWLSQNPFRSTYFACLSMAAEMSTGALAMMYVRAASRPVSMLVTGMEADFTKKAKGITWFTCNAGAAMAEAVSQTIATGEPVTLQVVSTGIDKEGQVIAIFRITWSFKANQHRS from the coding sequence ATGGATAAGGCCATAGATACATTTCTCAAGCAGATGAACGGCTTTAAATTTAAGCTCTTCATCCTCGCGAAGTTACCGATCGCGTTTATCAGCGGCGTACGTATTACCAGTCTTAACAGGCACGCCTGTACGGCCAGCGTCCCTTTCAAATGGTTGTCGCAAAATCCTTTTCGCTCTACTTACTTCGCCTGCCTGTCTATGGCGGCGGAAATGAGTACCGGCGCCCTGGCCATGATGTATGTACGGGCTGCCAGCCGGCCTGTATCGATGCTGGTAACCGGTATGGAAGCGGATTTTACGAAGAAGGCAAAAGGTATTACATGGTTCACCTGCAATGCGGGTGCTGCGATGGCAGAAGCCGTTTCTCAAACCATCGCCACGGGTGAGCCGGTCACACTGCAAGTAGTTAGCACAGGTATTGATAAAGAGGGACAAGTGATCGCCATTTTTCGCATCACCTGGTCTTTTAAAGCAAATCAGCACAGATCATGA
- a CDS encoding Pycsar system effector family protein, with the protein METGLLIEAAEAYVTQQFEQNANPVLVYHNLGHTRQVVKAVTQISAFYRLRDDDLTIVMIAGWFHDMGYVLGVRKGHEERGAEEARIFLQQHNAPESIIAGVSACILATRLPQTPDTLLEQIVCDADLFHLGSKDYRDTDKRLRSEVELVAGEKIPSEQWTMGSIAFLESHHYHTSYCQTLLKSQKEENLERLRTKLEKKQREALLAADKATKQSAAKPTPGAIGATDAMNHTIKLEEHKEKDKDKKVRKPDRGIETMFRTTSTNHIHLSQMADTKANIMISVNSIIISIMVSVMFRRLEDYPSYILPSIIFITTSVSTIIFAVLATRPNVSSGRFTDADIRDKKANLLFFGNFHQMQYLDYERGMETIMSNSEYLYGNMIQDIYHLGVVLGRKYKLLRISYNVFMFGIIASVLAFVIAAVFFPVAR; encoded by the coding sequence ATGGAAACAGGCCTTCTCATTGAAGCTGCAGAAGCATACGTTACGCAACAATTCGAACAAAACGCCAACCCCGTGCTGGTGTATCACAACCTTGGACATACGCGCCAGGTGGTGAAGGCTGTTACCCAGATCAGTGCGTTTTATCGCCTGCGCGACGATGATCTTACGATCGTCATGATTGCCGGCTGGTTCCATGACATGGGTTACGTACTCGGCGTGCGCAAAGGTCACGAAGAGCGCGGTGCCGAAGAAGCACGTATTTTCCTTCAGCAACACAATGCCCCGGAATCGATCATTGCCGGCGTTAGCGCCTGTATACTCGCTACCCGTCTGCCACAAACACCCGATACCCTGCTGGAACAAATTGTTTGTGATGCCGACCTGTTTCACCTGGGCTCCAAAGACTACCGCGACACCGACAAAAGGTTGCGCAGCGAAGTAGAACTGGTGGCCGGCGAAAAAATACCATCGGAACAATGGACGATGGGTTCCATCGCTTTTCTTGAATCGCATCACTACCACACTTCTTATTGCCAGACGTTGCTAAAATCGCAGAAGGAAGAAAACCTGGAAAGGCTTCGTACTAAACTGGAGAAGAAGCAACGGGAGGCGCTGCTCGCCGCCGATAAAGCTACTAAACAAAGCGCGGCTAAACCTACGCCGGGCGCTATCGGTGCAACAGATGCCATGAATCATACAATTAAGCTGGAAGAGCATAAGGAAAAAGATAAAGACAAGAAAGTGAGAAAACCCGACAGGGGCATTGAAACGATGTTCCGCACCACATCCACCAACCATATACACCTGAGCCAGATGGCCGATACAAAGGCGAATATTATGATCTCGGTGAACTCGATCATTATTTCCATCATGGTGTCGGTGATGTTCAGGCGGCTGGAAGATTATCCGAGCTACATTCTGCCTTCGATTATTTTTATTACTACCAGCGTTAGTACGATCATATTTGCCGTGCTGGCCACCCGCCCAAATGTGAGCAGTGGCCGGTTTACGGATGCGGATATCCGCGATAAGAAAGCCAACCTGTTGTTCTTTGGTAATTTTCATCAGATGCAGTACCTCGATTACGAGCGTGGCATGGAAACGATCATGAGCAACTCCGAATACCTGTACGGTAACATGATCCAGGATATTTATCACCTGGGTGTGGTGTTGGGACGCAAGTATAAATTGCTCCGCATTTCCTATAATGTATTTATGTTCGGTATCATCGCCTCTGTACTGGCGTTTGTGATAGCGGCTGTTTTTTTCCCTGTAGCGAGATAA